TAACAGAACCAGACGCTATTTATAAAAATACTGGATGAAGCTTAGAGTATACCTTATTTCACCGCCACACTGATATCCGGAATGCCCTTTTTCTGCAAAAGACCCATGACCTGAATCACATCTCCGTATGGCAAGGATTTATCAGCACGAATAATCGCGGTTGGTTTTTTGTCCTTGAACTGCATTTTAGCGAGAGTGGTTTCAAGCCCAAGAAGCGTCAGCGGTTTGCCTCCAAGAAAAATTTTCTTATCTTTCGACATCTCGACCTCCAGGGTCTTTGCACTTTCATCGAGGACGGAAGACTTGGAAGTAGGAAGATTTATATCCATTTTCCTGCTGAAGTCAACAAAAACTGTTGAGACCATAAAGAAAATTATGAGCAGGAACACCACATCAATCATCGGTGTCATATCCAGAGCGAAATTATCTTCCTCTTCTCTTCTGAATTGCATGAAGTATTCCTCTTAAGCCGCAGATCCCTGATGATTAACTAACACTTGATGTCCTCTTTGGCTTTCCTCTCATCGTACTTGAAGACTCAGATTTAGATTTTCGAATGCCGTCATAGGAAAGTTCCTCAATAAGCTGAAAGGATATTTCTTCCATTTCAAAAACGTAACGATCAATTTTTCCTCTGAAATAATGATAAAGGGCTAAAGCCGGGATACCGACCACCATCCCAGCGGCAGTTGTTATCAATGCTTCTGAAATACCGCTGGCAACAAGTCCGGGATTCCCTGTTCCGCTTAAAGAAATTACATTGAAGGCCCGGATCATGCCAAATACAGTTCCCAAAAGGCCCATCATTGGAGTGATGTTTGCCACGGCTCCTAAAACCCTCAGGTTAGAATTCATCAATGACGCTTCATGTTGACCAGCACCCTCAATGGCCCTCTCAATTTCATCGAGCTTACCTCC
This is a stretch of genomic DNA from Nitrospinota bacterium. It encodes these proteins:
- a CDS encoding biopolymer transporter ExbD; translated protein: MQFRREEEDNFALDMTPMIDVVFLLIIFFMVSTVFVDFSRKMDINLPTSKSSVLDESAKTLEVEMSKDKKIFLGGKPLTLLGLETTLAKMQFKDKKPTAIIRADKSLPYGDVIQVMGLLQKKGIPDISVAVK
- a CDS encoding MotA/TolQ/ExbB proton channel family protein; the protein is MKRIIKIILLSLLGFPGFAFAAEPVSADSWKLLSIFEKGGVMMYPILFASVLMLGIAIERLYNLRRKNVIDSNFLQNVRDQWDWKDTHKTLQLCNSYDNSLSRILKVGLLRVGGKLDEIERAIEGAGQHEASLMNSNLRVLGAVANITPMMGLLGTVFGMIRAFNVISLSGTGNPGLVASGISEALITTAAGMVVGIPALALYHYFRGKIDRYVFEMEEISFQLIEELSYDGIRKSKSESSSTMRGKPKRTSSVS